In Vespa crabro chromosome 14, iyVesCrab1.2, whole genome shotgun sequence, the following are encoded in one genomic region:
- the LOC124429001 gene encoding uncharacterized protein LOC124429001, with protein sequence MRGANQETATPYCRCRVLYLGSSVPHASKEGLLGVQEPLRELYPEQGALGARGIDSWLSVWSNGLLLENVDEHRKKVTRFFPIEALHYCAAVRHVKGGNGDSSTTRFLPLDSPFARTPSANHPPLFAAVLRRTTGIKVLECHAFICKRDMAANALVRCCFHAYADSSYAKGLEPSTGTTNGMTTGNPSNNSLYHTLGGSSTTLDNPQANRLDASSTDDLSLYNGDENHKVWARGRDEMDGVYQEQGTLRSTKGSRPRQLVAPPPPPPPPPPPPSQPLLVEESTSSATRRKTNKKLKKLKTRALHEDAIQQQHHQVHQGIYTNGHGHHTLGHPIRQQHYHPHPLPPSSRSVAGTLARPAPVLLVPAATLPRKGHQHHPRGLRPIPAAAPIVPVYAPLPVVPPPVAAAIYPSGTYGTAGNRGKRHSEVEGSTLGASRRLAASHADLTSTELGKSADSPENESRFGTGIYRRKGHLNERAFSYSIRAEHRSRSHGSLASLGFSAQNGNALPKEEKKDREIAQLVAGLNLDENPNDRVQPVPTSRAGPYSHHHHQQQQQQLHQQPQQHMQPLPRPRPR encoded by the coding sequence atgcGGGGTGCTAATCAAGAAACAGCTACACCGTACTGCCGGTGCAGAGTATTGTATCTTGGTAGTTCGGTACCTCATGCCAGTAAAGAAGGTTTGTTGGGTGTTCAAGAACCTTTGAGAGAATTATATCCAGAACAAGGAGCGTTGGGTGCTCGTGGGATTGACTCCTGGTTAAGTGTATGGAGCAACGGTTTGCTGTTGGAGAACGTCGATGAACATCGCAAGAAGGTCACCAGGTTCTTTCCTATTGAAGCACTTCACTATTGTGCTGCTGTGAGACATGTGAAGGGTGGTAACGGGGATTCCTCAACGACAAGATTTCTGCCTCTCGACTCGCCTTTCGCCAGGACGCCGAGCGCCAATCATCCGCCGCTCTTCGCGGCCGTCTTGAGAAGAACGACCGGTATCAAGGTCCTCGAATGTCATGCGTTCATTTGCAAGCGCGATATGGCGGCCAACGCCCTAGTGAGATGTTGTTTCCATGCTTATGCTGATAGTAGTTATGCTAAGGGATTAGAACCGTCAACAGGAACAACGAACGGAATGACAACTGGCAATCCTTCGAACAATAGTCTCTATCATACTTTGGGCGGGTCCAGCACGACTCTGGACAATCCACAGGCTAATCGTTTGGATGCTTCATCGACGGACGATCTTAGTCTTTACAATGGTGATGAGAATCATAAGGTTTGGGCTAGGGGTCGTGACGAGATGGACGGTGTCTATCAAGAACAAGGAACGTTGAGGAGTACTAAAGGTTCCAGACCGCGGCAATTGGTTgcaccacctcctccaccgccaccaccacctcctccaccttctcaACCTTTGCTAGTCGAGGAATCTACTTCTTCTGCTACCAGGagaaaaactaataaaaaattgaagaagttGAAGACTCGAGCGTTGCACGAAGACGCGATACAGCAGCAGCATCATCAGGTACATCAAGGGATATATACCAACGGCCACGGTCATCATACTCTTGGACATCCAATTAGACAACAACATTATCATCCACATCCATTACCACCTAGTAGTCGATCCGTTGCTGGAACTTTAGCTAGACCAGCACCTGTCTTACTGGTACCAGCCGCTACACTACCGAGAAAAGGACATCAACATCATCCCAGAGGACTAAGACCGATTCCAGCAGCAGCACCAATTGTTCCAGTTTACGCTCCACTCCCAGTAGTTCCACCTCCTGTCGCAGCGGCCATTTATCCAAGCGGAACATATGGGACTGCCGGTAACAGAGGTAAAAGGCATTCCGAAGTAGAAGGCTCTACTCTAGGTGCTTCTAGAAGATTAGCAGCCTCCCACGCCGATTTAACATCAACCGAGCTTGGAAAATCGGCTGATAGTCCGGAAAACGAGTCACGATTTGGTACCGGGATTTACCGGCGGAAAGGTCACTTGAACGAACGGGCCTTTTCTTACAGCATTCGCGCGGAACACCGTAGCAGGAGTCACGGTAGTTTAGCTTCTTTGGGTTTCAGTGCGCAGAACGGTAACGCATTGCccaaagaggaaaagaaggatcGAGAGATAGCTCAACTGGTGGCAGGATTAAATTTAGATGAAAATCCAAATGATCGAGTTCAACCTGTACCAACTTCTAGAGCTGGACCATAttctcatcatcatcatcagcaacaacaacagcaactaCATCAACAGCCACAACAACATATGCAACCTTTACCTAGGCCACGACCTCGTTAG